The genomic stretch AGCTTAACCAAAAGAAGCACGCCATCAACTATAATCATCATGATGAGGATAAGGTTCTGCCAAGAACAACACATGTCACAAAAGGCTCAATCTAGAAGAAGCATTCAAAGCAACtttcaaacaaatctcaacggctagattccaacggtaacataccaagctctataaatagatcaaACTTCAGACTTGAAAGTATGCGTTCATGTGTGCATCTGAGTATGCATCCAGAGAGAGCATCAAAGTATGTATCCAGGATACATCTACAGAGTGAAGAACAAGAAATATCTTAGGAGAAAATCTTTAGTGAGAAACTGAGCATGAAAGTATAAGTAAAGAGATATGATGTCATGCGTCAGAAGATTTACAAGAGCCAACACATACTCTGTATGTGCAGAAATAAACTATAGTGTTGTTATACACTTATCATATGCCTATATGAAGCCAGAGAGAAAATGTGTGAAGAAACATCAAGAGGAAACTTACACTAAGTGTATGATGAATCAAACATTGAAATACACATCACATGCATACAAGAAAAatatcagaagatgaagaagaagaaaacctgcTGTTAAGTAGTATCCTCCAATGGAGTTAGAAGATATTCAAGAATACTTGATCTTGTGGTTAAGTGATCATATTGAAAGACAAAGGAAATAGAagacactgagttgttgctcgcagagtgtttcatgtttactgatgTTAATCAATACGTCATCAGCTGTAATAAGCTTTAAGATCTGTATTGAAGAAGCTTAAGCTTAAGatcaatatgaagaagcaattTACTAGAGCTGctgctctaaatctgctttcagaagatcaTTTGGAGAAGCAACTCAAAAACAGAGCTGATGCTCTGAATCTGCTTGAAGAAGAAGctgaagatcaaatcagaagcaatcaaaaaaagagttgttgctcttaattagcttaagaagatttgaagatcAAGATCAAGACAAGAAGCAATCTTACAAGAGCTGCTGCCTTAATATgcttacagaagaagaagatctcatccagaagttgaagaaaagaagactacAAGATTATATTTTAATTCTTGTAATAAATTGTagaacacatagagttgttgctcgtaatgtgttatatcttaggaaacttctgatttattgtttaggcaccagaagtgacttctagtcagtgtgtcgtaaacataCGTCTTGAGAATAGGAGACCATCTGCTTGAATAAGAAGCACATCAGTAAATATCCAgaagatgccttgagcgaccaaTTAATGTCcgaagcttgagaagacaattgGCTACGGTCATTAtggaaatctcttggagaccaagtgaagaTCAGGAGTCcaagagtcaatggatgttatatctcgtggagatcactgaacagtccattgcagACAGTCACAGCAGGAAGAtgtgcagggagttagtcacaacgcgttgttgtgcaggttactagactgatgaacgttatatctagaagggatcactgaacggttcagtcatctaggggttagtcacttgcgggtagcttgtgtagggttagtcacagtagttggctatgcaggttgttagtcacgacggaggatcgtgcagttgtaatcatgattggttatagtggattaagacctctggacAGAGGCAAATCACccgaagaaggtggactggaggtagccttatttagaaggtgaaccaggataaaaataaacgtgtcttttactttttGCAATTCAATTAACTCTGTTCAAGTCATGTAAACATtttcagaactgtactgagcaagtcagaagttctgataatatgTAAAGAAGTTAATTTGagtatctcattggttatgcaactcaattccaagcatgcttccgcaacacaaaagcatatccagaagatgagatacaatgaagaaagaaaagaatttaaaaGAAATGGAAATTTTAatctgataaagaacacaattcaatcccccttttcttgtgtttttctccaccttcaattggtatcagagcatggctctgtattgatctaaagatcaaacacttaaccgtgtagagagatccagaaggagaaaTACCACATTGAGCAGAAGATCAACGTCATATTTCAACACTCAGTATAATCAGAAGATGTCAAGGAAAATATCTCAATACTTTGTGCACATCATCTACATACTTAAAGGAATTTTGTGGATCAACATCAATCCTCTCAAATAGCTTAAGACATCAGAAAGAAGAATGTGTGCCAAATGGAACTATATTTAAATGAAGACATTCAAGATCAAAGATTAGCAAGCATAGCTGATCTGTGCCAAGATTGTCAACTTCAACTCATCAGAATCTAATCAGAGAAAGAAGACAAGGTAGAACAAGATTTTAAAGCTAAGTCTCTGAAGCAAGGAAAGGCAGAACTTCTGCTCAAGAAGATACTCTCTCTCAtgaaagacaaaagaaaaagtcATCTATAATACGGTTAGATCTTTCTAAAACTCtctctttataatttattttttaatatacatAAATTCTCCTTGCAAGCCTAGTTCTAAATGCCACCTAGTCTACTACCTGTCATATTCTCCATGCATGCTCACAATCTCCAACCTTCCCTCGATAATATAGTTCAACCGCCCCATTAACTCATCTGCCTCATATTTAATAACTCAATTCCTTTTTTTACAATATAAGTTCTTACATCAGTAGGTTTTAATTAAAAACACTTCTCCATCAATATGCCTCCACTAACCTATCTAGGAAACCAAAACCTTCTTGAAGTTATCTCAGAAAATCAAGTTGAAGTCTCAGCTGTTGAAAACACTTTTGCATGTAGTCTCATGGGTGTGACCTTCTATCAAGATTGGTCAAGATATCTATCTATGAGAATCTAGTTAAATACTTTTGGAAACATGCATCTCTCAACCCTGAAGAGAACTCCATCAAATCCTTCATATTTGATATTCCAATTgtagatgttttcatgttggctgcatttgtggtaaaacatacctgagtgtttaatgtcttgacaaatgtcatgacatgctttatttGGTGTTATGAAAGTtgcatatgtttaagctaatacaggttttgtaagtgactgtcatgaccgatgtcatgacatccatgtttgacagcaggagctgttatgttttactattatgtttcctgatttctctcaatctataatttaggaaacattttattgtgtgctgaatatttctcctagaagatttcgttaatagcacattctgtaacaacctgaTGACGTGTGAATttggttaacttggttaaccctaatttcttTCTTGGAAAGCCTGAGGCCcgagagctgcatataagaagactgcaatcctaatttggaatgtCGAcagatttgttaattgtgaagaatcgTAGTTCTCTAtctgtgtgtttagtctcttgtactccaagcaattgtcttttgatgattgtattgtaATAGGTGTTTTTgtactttgtcactctaagcttttaagcaagagtgtgtgtctcttaattgaagcttttaagcagatcaaggtgtgtttttgaagtgtgtcctCTCTCTCTTTTGATTAAAGTCTGTTTGTAATCATTGtagtgattgagggggagtgagtggagatactcaggtctaggactagattggaattgcattgggtaggtcttaagtgatgagttgtaaacgggggagtttagctctgaattaattctgcttatattggattccctccctagcttggtagcccctaaagtaggtattgttgtataccgaactgggtgaacaatttgctgtgttctttattgttttatgcTTTTCTGTGTTAAAGTATTATTCTGTgttattgtggatgtcataacattcagTACGACATtgcgtgtgagttactagaattttcaattggcatcagagcaggcaccctgcctatttacatctgggtgagatctagggccaacaaaattctggtactatggagaagggattgttagtgtttgggaatagatctcccattctggatggctctaactatgactactggaaaccccGTATGGTAGCTGTTCTAAAGTCTGTagacagcaaggcctggagagctgtgaaaaacggatggaaacatcctgagaagataatggaagatggaaccactattctaattcttgaagaacaatggAGCAAGACTGAGGAAGAGCTggctttgggcaattccaaggcactaaatgccctgttcaatggaattgacaagaacatattcagacttgtgcaacactgtgatctggctaaagaagtttgggatattctcaaaacaactcATGAGGGCACATCCTAGGTGAAGATGTctaaacttcaaatgcttaccaccaagtttgaaaatctcaagatgaaagaggatgagaccATTCATGAGTTCTACATGAATATCCTTGAGATTGCAAATAcctcaggagccttaggagaaaaaatgtctgaagaaaagctggtaagtaaaatcctcagatcactgcctaagagatTTGCTATGAAGGTGACTGCTATAGAAGAAGCTCAGGACATCAGTAACATGAACCTGgatgaactcattggttctctacaaacctttgagatgagtatttgtgacactgttgaaaagaagaacaaaagcatagatTTTGTTTCTAACACAAaagataattcaagagaaagAAATGGTGGAAATGATGAAATtctatcagaagccatagccatgcttggaaaacaattcaagaggttcattaaaagggttgatcagaagtccaaaCCAAATGTTAAGAACACTTCCAAGGACATCAGCAAGACCTATGACCCTAGCAGAAGATCTAAAACTGAAGAGAAGCCCAATCAAGGCAAAGgggttcaatgtcatggatgtgaaggatatggacacattagagctgaatgtcttACCTACCTCAAGGAGCATAAGAAATGACTGtctgtcacttggtctgatgaagattctgataaTGAGTCTGAAGAGGAaactacaaaacatgtcacaaTTTTAACAAGTGCCtatgcatatgatgatgattccagtgatgatgagctaacatTTGATGAGCTTGTTGCCTCATACAAGAAGCTGTGTATCAAGAAcgctgaagtctgcaaacaagtggagaagaaaaagataatCATAAAGGAGATGGAAATTGAGAAGAAtgaacatcttgcaaccatagactctctcaATAGTGAAATGAGCATGTTGAActccaaacttgatcaaatgactaaaTCTTTCAGGATGCTGAATAATGGAACTGACATTCTGGAAGAAATTCTGCAGTTTGGACAAGGAGCAGGAGGTATGTCTGGggtaggatttgtggctaaagcAGAACTCACTTCTGGGATCAGGAGATCAAAACCTGAAGCCTCCTTGACAAACCAGATGTCAacaccaatgtcacaacatcaaggaaacagaagaaggagccaaataaagaagaaattccaaagatggaggtgtcactaatgtggaagatttggacacaaaGCCATTCTGTTTCAGACTAGTTGGATATCCCAACCAAACACATCAAGCCAAACCTAAACATGATACTCCTGACAGAAAGCAACAGTGAgtggctaagaatgttgctctagtagcacacacttctctaagaaTGCCTGCCAAGGAAaattggtaccttgacagtggttgttcaaatcatatgactggaAGAAAGAACTTATTAGTAGACATCAAACTTGAGGGAACCAgttatgtgactcttggtgatggagaaataaggGAAGTAAAAGGTGTTGGCAAGTTAGGATGTCTTGGTGTTCCTTATCTGAACA from Vicia villosa cultivar HV-30 ecotype Madison, WI linkage group LG4, Vvil1.0, whole genome shotgun sequence encodes the following:
- the LOC131597731 gene encoding uncharacterized protein LOC131597731, with amino-acid sequence MKVTAIEEAQDISNMNLDELIDSDNESEEETTKHVTILTSAYAYDDDSSDDELTFDELVASYKKLCIKNAEVCKQVEKKKIIIKEMEIEKNEHLATIDSLNSEMSMLNSKLDQMTKSFRMLNNGTDILEEILQFGQGAGAHTSLRMPAKENWYLDSGCSNHMTGRKNLLVDIKLEGTSYVTLGDGEIREVKGVGKLGCLGVPYLNNVLLLPGLAANLISITQLCDEGFNVRLTKEE